The DNA segment ATATTTTGTTACAATCATGATTTTACTTTTTGGTAGTTTAATTCTCACAGCATGCCAAAAAGACAGCGAAGTTACAAGTTCTTCGCCTCCAAAAGTAGATTTAAAAAAGGAAATACCCATTATTTTAATTCATGGTAGTGGCGGTGATACGCATTCATTAGATGAGATGGCTGATCACTTAATGAATGAATATAAAAGCTCCACCGAAGAAATGTCTATGTCTATTAGCGAAAAAGGAACAATCACTTATCAAGGCAAACTTACAAAAGATGCTAAACGTCCCATAATTAAATTTGGTTTTGATCAAAATCAAGCAGCACCGATGGACTGGTCCGATTTACTGAAAATAGCTATGCAAGATTTAAAAACACGTTATGGTTTTACACAAATGGACGGGGTTGGTCATTCGAACGGTGGCTTGGCGTTAACTTATTTTGCAGAAGATTATTCCAAAGATAATACCGTACCAAATCTGCGCAAATTAGTTGCAGTC comes from the Listeria welshimeri serovar 6b str. SLCC5334 genome and includes:
- a CDS encoding alpha/beta hydrolase; translated protein: MKKYFVTIMILLFGSLILTACQKDSEVTSSSPPKVDLKKEIPIILIHGSGGDTHSLDEMADHLMNEYKSSTEEMSMSISEKGTITYQGKLTKDAKRPIIKFGFDQNQAAPMDWSDLLKIAMQDLKTRYGFTQMDGVGHSNGGLALTYFAEDYSKDNTVPNLRKLVAVGSPFNDLDPDDNGDDLTFKKLPNNTSQLDYFIEKETKVNPDLEVLSIAGALSEDNLTDGIVPTNSSLASRLFMPTNAKVYMEDLQVGESAIHQTLHETPESTKKTYWFLEKYQPTKSEIKLVSK